Proteins encoded in a region of the Vicia villosa cultivar HV-30 ecotype Madison, WI linkage group LG5, Vvil1.0, whole genome shotgun sequence genome:
- the LOC131603483 gene encoding F-box protein At1g67340-like, translating into MRTRRGSCYIEPEIVTKMCSLGKRKKDMHISKKTIFCGKRLKKCLEKTSSEYDFFEALPDDIVISIFCRLSSTATSPSDFVTVLSTCKRFKRLALHSLVLSKASPRTFSIRAKNWCESAQQFLKQCAEAGNVEACYTLGMIRFYCLQNRGSGASLMAKAAMNSHARALYSLAVIQFNGSGGTKSDKDLRAGVALCARAAFLGHIDALRELGHCLQDGYGVKQNISEGRRFLIQANARELSGVLSTDAGACQLVNANLQSQLRYVAVSGCPLLSDFGCNVPAPEPHPSSRFMTEWFAVRGGLNGSGLRLCSHVSCGKPETRKHEFRRCSVCGAVNYCSRACQALDWKFRHKAECAPVERWLDEDGDDEKVDDDDEVMVMNDS; encoded by the exons ATGAGAACAAGAAGAGGGTCTTGTTATATTGAACCTGAAATAGTGACAAAGATGTGTTCTTTGGGGAAGAGAAAGAAGGACATGCATATTTCcaagaaaactattttttgtgGAAAGAGACTAAAGAAGTGTTTGGAGAAAACTTCATCAGAATATGATTTTTTCGAGGCCTTGCCAGATGATATCGTTATTTCTATCTTCTGCAGGCTTAGTTCTACAGCCACTTCACCTTCCGATTTTGTAACCGTTTTATCAAC atgtaaaagattcaaaagattaGCACTTCATTCTCTTGTGTTGTCAAAAGCTTCTCCCAGAACTTTCTCCATTAGAGCCAAAAACTGGTGCGAATCTGCACAACAATTTCTTAAACAGTGTGCTGAGGCAGGGAATGTTGAAGCCTGTTATACTCTGGGCATG ATTCGGTTTTACTGTTTGCAAAACAGAGGGAGCGGTGCTTCGCTTATGGCGAAAGCTGCAATGAACTCTCACGCGCGTGCACTCTACTCGCTTGCAGTTATACAGTTCAACGGCAGCGGCGGTACCAAAAGTGATAAGGACCTCCGTGCCGGTGTTGCTCTCTGCGCCAGAGCCGCTTTCCTCGGCCATATCGACGCGCTTCGTGAGCTTGGACACTGTTTACAAGACGGTTACGGTGTGAAACAGAATATCTCCGAGGGGAGGCGCTTTCTTATTCAGGCTAACGCACGTGAACTCTCCGGCGTTTTGTCCACCGACGCCGGCGCGTGTCAGTTAGTTAACGCTAATCTTCAATCTCAACTCCGATACGTCGCGGTGTCTGGATGTCCGTTGTTGAGCGATTTTGGATGTAATGTTCCGGCGCCGGAGCCGCATCCGTCGAGTCGGTTTATGACGGAGTGGTTTGCCGTTCGCGGCGGATTGAATGGTTCGGGTTTGAGGCTCTGTTCGCATGTGAGTTGTGGGAAGCCGGAGACGCGAAAGCATGAGTTTCGAAGGTGTTCGGTTTGTGGTGCGGTGAATTATTGCTCGCGTGCGTGTCAGGCGCTTGATTGGAAGTTCCGTCATAAGGCGGAGTGTGCTCCTGTGGAGCGGTGGCTTGATGAGGATGGTGATGACGAGAAAGTTGACGACGACGATGAGGTAATGGTTATGAATGATAGTTAG
- the LOC131603484 gene encoding REF/SRPP-like protein At1g67360, which produces MATTTITNKKEIEKKIDDNDHHQEQELKHLGFVRIAAIHAFVCMSSLYDYAKQNSGSLRSAVGTVEGTVTTVLGPVYHKFKPLPQDLLLFLDNKVDEATNKFDERAPPFAKQVANQTKVLIQGVTHKAEKVVNEAQSGGAKAAANYVVTESKQVVLTSSVKLWSGLNHYALFHAVAELAIPTAAHWSEKYNHVVKNISGKGYAVSGYLPLIPVDEIAKAFKQGEGNVSVDQEKTLVEDVSN; this is translated from the exons ATGGCCACCACCACCATCACCAACAAG AAAGAGATAGAGAAAAAGATAGATGATAATGATCATCATCAAGAACAAGAACTGAAGCATCTTGGGTTTGTGAGAATTGCTGCTATTCATGCTTTTGTTTGCATGTCCAGTCTTTATGATTATGCGAAACAGAATTCGGGATCTTTGAGATCTGCTGTTGGAACCGTTGAAGGTACTGTTACTACAGTTCTTGGTCCTGTTTATCACAAATTCAAGCCTCTccctcaagatcttctccttTTTCTCGACAATAAG GTGGATGAAGCAACTAACAAATTCGATGAGCGTGCCCCGCCTTTTGCGAAGCAAGTAGCGAACCAAACAAAGGTTTTGATTCAAGGAGTAACACACAAGGCTGAGAAAGTAGTGAATGAAGCACAATCAGGTGGGGCAAAAGCCGCTGCAAATTATGTGGTTACAGAATCAAAGCAAGTAGTGCTAACAAGTTCAGTAAAATTATGGTCAGGTCTCAACCATTATGCACTGTTTCATGCAGTGGCAGAGTTGGCGATTCCAACGGCTGCGCATTGGTCAGAAAAGTACAACCATGTTGTTAAGAACATTAGTGGAAAGGGCTATGCTGTGTCTGGATATTTGCCTTTGATTCCTGTTGATGAAATAGCTAAGGCATTTAAACAAGGAGAAGGTAATGTGAGTGTTGATCAAGAAAAAACTTTGGTGGAAGATGTTTCTAATTAA
- the LOC131603485 gene encoding uncharacterized protein LOC131603485 gives MGFIMEFAENLVLKLMEDPKERDRRFREHVYKVKDRCAKTKEMWSYPMRPYGFWTFERHNSQLAWDAQISQVAGRRDPYDDILRHYPASSK, from the coding sequence ATGGGATTCATTATGGAATTCGCTGAGAATTTGGTTCTGAAATTGATGGAAGATCCAAAGGAAAGGGATCGTAGATTCAGGGAGCACGTCTATAAGGTGAAAGATCGATGCGCGAAGACGAAGGAGATGTGGAGTTACCCTATGCGGCCATATGGGTTTTGGACATTCGAGCGCCACAATTCTCAGCTTGCTTGGGATGCTCAGATTAGCCAAGTTGCTGGTCGAAGAGACCCTTATGATGATATCCTTCGTCACTACCCCGCCTCGTCGAAATAA